The Herbaspirillum sp. RTI4 genome has a segment encoding these proteins:
- a CDS encoding type VI secretion system Vgr family protein, whose protein sequence is MLPPIKDLERWIYNRQHKRILTLDFPDNNCPQSGPERYQRDALFVPNRLDADEGLSRDFTYTVEVLSDDPRIPLTEVLGKLVTLSLKRKDGSLRYFNGYVFEFGLERCEGNVVFYRMVLKPWMAFLRQRKNNAVFCHQTLNDQALEIFRHYPSIRCDYRYAFPSGHAYLKLMHMGCQFNETDANYLHRRWEALGLSYRYEHTERGHQLMLCHNTAQEAQPIDGRNPDIRFHSEDNDAEQHEAIHTWRPGRTISHGSRTTTAYNFKTAHLPSHQAWATSPNAQGRNVPQIESHDYVGAYSCEHSQNGYGDTQARYRMDETDAQAKQHPMAGNNRYVAPGRWFQMRKHPRLRDLLGFDVREEKQRFLIIDVRHTVTNNYLQENEPADYRNTLNCIRKNIVWRPGPGYSSNDTRIHGTQTALVVGYEQGEIATDKYGRLRVQFHWDLLGKKTPLSSAWVRMATPWAGNMHGLHTLPRPGQEVVVTWLDGNPDHPLILGSVHNGCNPPPWNLPSEKALTGLRSRELIPGKSNFGSGRSNHLILDDTLDQIQAQLKSDHQNSQLSLGFITRIEDNYGRKEARGEGWELRTDGWGVARAGKGLLITTEPRPNAASSIKDMGETVQRLNAQREQHVALSDLAQQHGARDSDSQHSEVLRALKEQSDAIRGGVGTEAGFPELRDPHLVLSSAAGIATTTHDSTHITSDQHTVLTTGKDLSIANGGNLFASVRQAFRLFVHKAGMKMVAAAGDIDLQALSNSINLLAKLEITQTANRISITAKEEVVINGGGSYVRLNAGGIEHGTNGGFVAHAASHSLTGPKSLVADIPLTKVRQEGPHVISVLAHSAAGLALKDAMVNFFDTDKEQDHQLAHKELGGGGETSELEAEHNQPYQALVGYEGWNAHFHEEMVEDDEEEEFDIGHDTLEEHPTDGLIIPRNLG, encoded by the coding sequence ATGCTGCCCCCCATCAAAGACCTCGAACGCTGGATCTACAACCGCCAGCACAAACGCATCCTCACCCTCGATTTCCCCGATAACAACTGCCCCCAGAGCGGCCCCGAACGCTACCAGCGCGACGCGCTCTTTGTTCCCAATCGTCTCGACGCCGACGAAGGCCTTTCCCGCGATTTCACCTACACCGTCGAAGTCCTGTCCGACGATCCGCGCATTCCTCTGACTGAGGTGCTAGGCAAGCTGGTCACGCTCTCGCTCAAACGCAAAGACGGCAGCCTGCGTTACTTCAACGGCTACGTGTTCGAATTCGGCCTCGAGCGCTGCGAAGGTAACGTCGTGTTTTACCGCATGGTGTTGAAGCCGTGGATGGCTTTTCTTCGCCAGCGCAAGAACAACGCCGTGTTTTGTCACCAGACCCTCAACGATCAGGCGCTGGAAATCTTCCGTCACTACCCCTCCATCCGCTGTGACTACCGCTATGCGTTCCCGAGCGGCCACGCTTACCTCAAGCTCATGCACATGGGCTGTCAGTTCAACGAAACCGATGCCAATTATCTGCATCGCCGTTGGGAAGCGTTAGGTCTCAGTTATCGCTACGAACACACCGAGCGCGGCCACCAGCTCATGCTGTGTCACAACACCGCGCAGGAAGCGCAACCGATCGATGGACGCAATCCCGACATCCGTTTCCACAGCGAAGACAACGACGCCGAACAGCACGAGGCCATCCACACCTGGCGCCCGGGACGCACCATCTCTCACGGCAGCCGCACCACCACCGCCTACAATTTCAAAACCGCGCATCTGCCCAGCCATCAAGCCTGGGCCACGAGCCCCAATGCGCAAGGCAGGAACGTCCCCCAAATAGAAAGCCACGACTACGTCGGTGCCTACAGCTGCGAGCATAGTCAAAACGGCTACGGCGACACGCAGGCGCGTTATCGCATGGATGAAACCGACGCGCAGGCCAAACAGCACCCGATGGCCGGCAACAACCGCTACGTCGCCCCGGGTCGCTGGTTCCAGATGCGCAAACATCCGCGCCTGCGCGATCTGCTGGGCTTTGATGTCCGCGAAGAAAAACAACGCTTCCTCATCATCGACGTGCGTCACACCGTCACCAATAACTACCTGCAAGAAAACGAACCGGCCGACTACCGCAACACGCTCAACTGCATCCGCAAAAACATCGTCTGGCGACCCGGCCCCGGCTACAGCAGCAACGACACCCGCATCCACGGCACGCAGACCGCACTGGTGGTCGGCTACGAGCAAGGCGAAATCGCCACCGACAAATACGGCCGTCTGCGCGTGCAATTTCACTGGGACTTGCTCGGCAAGAAAACCCCGCTCAGCTCGGCCTGGGTGCGCATGGCCACACCGTGGGCCGGCAACATGCACGGCCTGCACACGCTGCCGCGACCCGGGCAGGAAGTCGTCGTCACCTGGCTCGATGGCAACCCCGACCATCCGCTCATTCTCGGCAGCGTGCATAACGGCTGCAACCCACCGCCCTGGAATTTGCCGAGCGAGAAAGCGTTAACGGGCCTGCGCAGCCGCGAACTGATTCCCGGAAAAAGCAACTTCGGGAGTGGGCGCAGCAACCACCTTATTCTCGACGACACGCTCGATCAAATTCAGGCGCAGCTCAAAAGCGATCACCAGAATAGTCAGCTTTCGCTGGGATTTATTACCCGCATCGAGGACAACTACGGAAGAAAGGAAGCGCGCGGAGAAGGCTGGGAATTGCGCACCGACGGATGGGGCGTCGCCCGCGCAGGAAAAGGCTTGCTGATCACCACCGAACCACGCCCGAACGCGGCGTCGTCGATCAAAGACATGGGCGAAACGGTGCAACGCCTCAATGCGCAGCGCGAACAGCATGTCGCGCTATCCGATCTGGCGCAGCAGCACGGCGCAAGGGATAGCGATAGTCAACACAGCGAGGTCTTGCGCGCGCTCAAAGAACAAAGCGATGCCATCCGGGGCGGCGTTGGCACGGAAGCCGGTTTCCCGGAACTGCGCGACCCGCATCTGGTGCTGTCCAGTGCCGCCGGAATTGCCACCACCACGCACGATTCCACCCACATCACGAGCGATCAGCACACGGTACTGACCACGGGCAAAGACCTGTCCATCGCCAATGGCGGCAATCTGTTCGCCAGCGTCCGGCAGGCCTTCCGGCTCTTCGTCCACAAGGCGGGAATGAAGATGGTGGCTGCCGCCGGCGATATCGACTTGCAGGCACTCTCGAACAGCATCAATTTGCTGGCCAAGCTGGAAATCACGCAAACCGCCAACCGCATCAGCATCACGGCCAAGGAAGAGGTCGTGATCAATGGCGGGGGAAGTTATGTCCGGCTCAACGCAGGCGGGATTGAACATGGCACGAATGGCGGGTTTGTGGCGCATGCGGCTTCGCATAGCCTTACCGGCCCCAAGAGTTTGGTCGCCGATATTCCACTGACCAAAGTAAGGCAAGAGGGGCCGCACGTCATTTCAGTGCTGGCGCATAGCGCGGCAGGTCTTGCGTTAAAAGACGCGATGGTGAACTTTTTTGATACTGACAAAGAACAAGACCATCAACTTGCGCATAAAGAGCTGGGAGGCGGAGGAGAGACATCGGAACTGGAAGCCGAACACAACCAACCATATCAGGCATTGGTCGGCTACGAAGGCTGGAATGCGCATT
- a CDS encoding high-potential iron-sulfur protein, with the protein MLTRRSFLNALPASVLALGIARNATAQAAKLAETDPTAVALGYKADATKVDIKKAPAYVSGRVCSGCQLYQGKAGEATGPCGAFGGKLVSAKGWCVAWVKKA; encoded by the coding sequence ATGCTTACTCGTCGCTCATTTTTAAACGCCCTCCCCGCCAGCGTCCTGGCACTGGGCATTGCCCGCAACGCCACCGCGCAAGCCGCCAAGCTGGCAGAAACCGATCCGACCGCCGTCGCCCTCGGTTACAAAGCCGACGCGACCAAAGTCGATATCAAGAAAGCCCCGGCCTACGTCAGCGGCCGCGTCTGTAGCGGTTGCCAGTTGTATCAAGGCAAAGCAGGCGAAGCGACCGGCCCCTGCGGCGCATTTGGCGGCAAGCTGGTCAGCGCCAAGGGCTGGTGTGTGGCGTGGGTGAAGAAAGCGTAA
- a CDS encoding MerR family transcriptional regulator, whose translation MAEIPSFVTDADSGDSSDAFAVGAYRSGVAARLAGLSVETLRVWERRYSVSAPQRSAHGQRLYSGEQVRRLGLIKRLVDQGHPIGALAALSFAQLAQLELPHAVEVSAPAYPMRVALVGTALVRRMATGGRGNLAFDVLRTCDNLDGAAQALNGVQVDVLLIELSELAESALLQIGEARQAVGAAAVVVLYRFCASVTIRQLRSQGYLVARVPPDLEEIVLLCETALAAHPSAVVVARGAGAVPGPRRLDEQALTELMAAGNKVECECPRHLSEILLMLGSFERYSAQCGASNPYDALLHQDMLLAAGQAREILEFAMERLARAEGLPLPVMRPPGIA comes from the coding sequence ATGGCGGAAATTCCTTCTTTTGTGACAGATGCTGACTCCGGCGATAGCAGCGACGCCTTTGCGGTCGGGGCTTATCGCAGCGGGGTAGCGGCTCGTCTGGCGGGTTTGTCGGTGGAGACTTTGCGCGTGTGGGAGCGACGCTACAGCGTTTCCGCGCCGCAGCGTTCTGCCCATGGACAGCGCCTGTATTCGGGCGAGCAGGTGCGTCGTCTTGGTCTGATCAAGAGACTGGTCGACCAGGGTCACCCTATTGGCGCGCTGGCGGCTTTGTCGTTCGCTCAGCTGGCGCAGCTGGAGTTGCCCCATGCGGTGGAGGTCAGCGCCCCGGCGTACCCGATGCGGGTAGCTCTGGTGGGGACGGCGCTGGTGCGGCGCATGGCGACCGGCGGACGCGGCAATCTGGCATTTGATGTGTTGCGTACTTGTGACAATCTGGATGGCGCGGCGCAGGCATTGAACGGGGTTCAGGTCGATGTGTTGTTGATCGAACTGTCGGAGCTGGCTGAGTCGGCCTTGTTGCAGATCGGTGAGGCGCGACAGGCTGTCGGGGCGGCCGCGGTAGTGGTGCTGTATCGCTTTTGCGCCAGTGTAACGATTCGTCAGCTACGTTCCCAGGGGTATCTGGTGGCCCGGGTTCCGCCTGATCTGGAAGAAATTGTTTTATTGTGTGAAACCGCGCTGGCGGCGCACCCGTCGGCGGTAGTGGTTGCGCGGGGTGCCGGGGCTGTGCCGGGACCGCGCCGTCTGGATGAGCAGGCATTGACTGAACTGATGGCGGCAGGTAATAAGGTGGAATGCGAATGTCCGCGTCATCTGTCGGAAATTTTACTCATGCTCGGCAGTTTTGAGCGTTACAGTGCGCAGTGTGGTGCAAGTAATCCGTACGATGCCTTGTTACATCAGGATATGTTGCTGGCCGCAGGCCAGGCGCGTGAAATACTGGAGTTTGCGATGGAGCGGCTGGCACGTGCCGAAGGTTTGCCGTTGCCGGTCATGCGGCCTCCGGGCATCGCATGA
- the folE gene encoding GTP cyclohydrolase I, which yields MSSDLTPEFKAVNVPVSQRIRERLVADKKRFHANDNIADYIEPGELDALLAEVSGKLQGVLESLVIDTASDHNTHDTGRRVAKMFINEVFNGRYVPMPPVTEFPNAAHLNELMIIGPITVRSSCSHHLCPVIGKVWIGVMPNEHSNLIGLSKYARIANWIMSRPQIQEEAVVQLADILQEKMQPDGLAVVMEADHFCMQWRGVKDMGAQMVNSVMHGSFQKNPSLRREFLSLIKR from the coding sequence ATGTCATCTGATTTGACACCTGAATTCAAGGCCGTGAACGTGCCGGTATCGCAGCGTATTCGCGAACGGCTGGTGGCGGATAAAAAACGTTTCCATGCCAATGACAATATCGCCGATTACATTGAGCCCGGCGAACTCGATGCCTTGCTGGCGGAAGTGAGCGGCAAGCTGCAGGGCGTTCTGGAAAGCCTGGTCATCGATACCGCCAGCGACCACAATACCCACGACACCGGTCGCCGTGTAGCCAAGATGTTCATCAACGAAGTGTTTAACGGACGCTATGTTCCGATGCCGCCAGTGACGGAGTTTCCCAACGCCGCGCATCTGAACGAGCTGATGATCATCGGCCCCATCACAGTGCGCAGCTCCTGTTCCCATCATTTATGCCCGGTGATCGGCAAGGTGTGGATAGGCGTGATGCCAAACGAGCATTCGAATCTGATCGGCTTGTCGAAATACGCACGCATTGCCAACTGGATCATGAGCCGTCCGCAGATTCAGGAAGAGGCCGTTGTGCAGTTAGCCGACATCCTTCAGGAAAAAATGCAGCCGGATGGCTTGGCGGTAGTGATGGAAGCCGACCATTTCTGCATGCAGTGGCGAGGTGTCAAGGACATGGGCGCGCAGATGGTCAACAGCGTGATGCATGGTTCGTTCCAGAAAAATCCGTCGTTGCGGCGCGAGTTTCTCTCATTAATCAAACGTTAA
- a CDS encoding BLUF domain-containing protein, translated as MLVRLLYASRAVGTSFASDLQDIMQHSRSNNPARGITGILCHSDEVYMQVLEGGRDAVNTLYSKILRDPRHTDVVLLHYEEINERRYAGWTMGQANLGKINVSTLLRYSELPELNPHRMSGKNSLAMIDDLMAAAAIVGRS; from the coding sequence ATGCTAGTTCGACTCTTATACGCCAGCCGCGCCGTCGGGACTTCGTTTGCTTCCGATTTGCAGGACATCATGCAGCACTCGCGTTCCAATAATCCGGCGCGTGGCATTACCGGCATTCTTTGCCATAGCGATGAGGTGTACATGCAGGTGCTTGAAGGTGGGCGCGATGCGGTCAACACGCTGTACTCCAAGATTTTGCGCGATCCGCGCCATACCGATGTCGTGCTGCTGCACTACGAGGAAATCAACGAACGCCGCTACGCCGGGTGGACCATGGGTCAGGCCAATCTGGGCAAGATCAATGTCTCGACTCTGCTGCGCTATTCCGAATTGCCGGAGCTCAATCCGCACCGTATGTCGGGTAAAAATTCGCTGGCAATGATTGACGATCTGATGGCGGCTGCCGCCATCGTGGGGCGCTCCTGA
- a CDS encoding TIGR02450 family Trp-rich protein, which produces MAPVIPAPRLNPDKLFKSKWTAVTPANKEKHFIVTRVFLPEPPATAIELIELEAVHSGRSFSLHWRELTDTLQWRQGWL; this is translated from the coding sequence GTGGCGCCGGTCATTCCGGCGCCGCGGCTCAATCCCGACAAGCTGTTCAAGAGTAAATGGACCGCCGTCACGCCCGCCAATAAAGAAAAGCATTTCATCGTGACCCGGGTATTTCTGCCGGAACCTCCTGCGACCGCAATCGAACTCATCGAGCTGGAGGCGGTGCATTCCGGGCGCAGTTTCAGCCTGCACTGGCGCGAACTTACCGACACGCTTCAGTGGCGGCAGGGCTGGCTCTAG
- a CDS encoding NAD(P)/FAD-dependent oxidoreductase has translation MTPTLHFAVIGAGLAGLSCAAALQKAGVQISVFEKSRGPSGRMSTRRSDDGQCDHGAQYFTARSPAFSAEVARWKEAGVAALWTPKLHAYDGKTTTPMNSSIERFVGVPAMNSAAGWLAKTLTVCAGITVRQLHPHSDGWQIESAEEGLLDTHFDAVILAIPAPQAAALLPQSATALAAIATSATMRPCWSLMLRFDEPIGLPFDAAFVNQGPLRWVARDTSKPGRSGKETWLLHATAEWSEAHLEQAAGSIAADLLAAFSQLGGTVPHTWTAHRWLYASTESAVAGGCAWQADAGLGLCGDWLHGGKVEGAWLSGQALARKMVESFGLPLDVAS, from the coding sequence ATGACTCCAACACTTCATTTCGCCGTGATTGGCGCAGGGCTGGCCGGTTTGTCCTGCGCCGCTGCGCTGCAAAAAGCAGGCGTTCAGATCAGCGTGTTTGAAAAGAGCCGCGGTCCCTCTGGTCGCATGAGCACACGCCGGAGCGACGATGGGCAGTGCGATCATGGCGCGCAGTATTTCACCGCGCGCAGTCCCGCATTTAGTGCCGAAGTGGCGCGCTGGAAAGAAGCCGGCGTCGCTGCATTGTGGACGCCGAAATTGCATGCCTACGATGGCAAGACGACGACGCCGATGAACTCATCAATAGAGCGATTCGTCGGCGTGCCGGCAATGAATTCAGCGGCCGGCTGGCTGGCGAAGACACTGACGGTGTGCGCCGGTATCACGGTGCGGCAATTGCATCCTCATTCGGACGGCTGGCAGATTGAATCCGCCGAAGAGGGTTTGCTCGATACCCATTTTGACGCAGTCATACTGGCCATACCCGCACCACAGGCGGCGGCATTGCTGCCGCAATCCGCCACTGCGCTGGCGGCGATCGCAACAAGCGCCACCATGCGGCCTTGCTGGTCGCTGATGTTGCGTTTCGATGAGCCCATCGGTTTGCCGTTTGACGCCGCTTTCGTCAATCAAGGCCCGTTACGCTGGGTTGCCCGTGATACCAGCAAACCCGGTCGCAGCGGCAAAGAAACCTGGCTCTTGCATGCCACCGCTGAGTGGAGCGAAGCGCATCTGGAACAAGCTGCTGGCAGCATCGCGGCAGACTTGCTGGCGGCTTTTTCCCAACTGGGCGGCACCGTGCCGCACACCTGGACCGCGCACCGCTGGCTGTATGCCAGCACCGAGTCGGCAGTAGCGGGAGGTTGCGCATGGCAGGCCGACGCGGGACTTGGTCTGTGCGGCGACTGGCTCCACGGCGGCAAGGTCGAGGGGGCTTGGCTGAGCGGTCAGGCACTGGCGCGCAAGATGGTGGAATCCTTCGGTCTGCCACTGGACGTAGCAAGCTAG
- a CDS encoding NAD(P)-dependent alcohol dehydrogenase: MIKSTGYAAQAADSGLAPFSFERRDPGAHDVQIEILFCGVCHSDLHTVRDEWHNAIFPVVPGHEIVGRVTAVGSHVKKFMVGQIAGVGCMVDSCQHCGSCDEGLEQYCENGFTGTYNDPEKQTGGQTYGGYSNNIVVNENFVLHVSEKLDPAAASPLLCAGITTFSPLRHWKVGPGHKVGIVGLGGLGHMGVKLAHAMGAHVVLFTTSVSKKADALRLGADEVVISKDPEQMAAHLNSFDFILNTVAASHELDAFLVLLKREGTMTLVGVPEFPHPSPSVANLIFKRRHLAGSLIGGIAETQEMLDFCAEHGITSDIELIDIQDINQAYERMLKSDVKYRFVIDMASLTKEKKAA, translated from the coding sequence ATGATCAAATCAACAGGATATGCGGCGCAGGCAGCCGATAGCGGATTAGCACCATTTTCTTTTGAGCGCCGCGATCCCGGCGCACACGATGTGCAAATCGAAATCCTGTTTTGCGGGGTATGCCATTCGGACTTGCATACGGTCCGCGACGAATGGCATAACGCCATTTTTCCGGTCGTGCCAGGACATGAAATTGTCGGTCGCGTCACAGCGGTCGGCTCGCATGTGAAGAAATTCATGGTCGGCCAGATTGCCGGCGTTGGCTGTATGGTGGATTCTTGTCAGCATTGCGGCAGCTGCGACGAAGGACTCGAACAGTATTGCGAAAATGGCTTTACCGGCACCTACAACGATCCGGAAAAGCAGACTGGCGGCCAGACTTACGGCGGCTATTCAAACAATATCGTGGTCAATGAAAACTTCGTTTTGCATGTCTCGGAAAAACTCGACCCGGCTGCTGCTTCACCCCTGCTGTGCGCGGGTATCACCACGTTTTCCCCGCTGCGCCACTGGAAAGTCGGCCCAGGACACAAGGTCGGTATCGTTGGTCTGGGCGGTTTGGGCCACATGGGCGTCAAACTGGCGCATGCCATGGGCGCGCATGTCGTCCTGTTCACAACCTCGGTCAGCAAAAAAGCCGATGCTTTGCGACTCGGTGCCGACGAAGTCGTCATTTCCAAAGATCCGGAACAAATGGCGGCGCATCTCAACAGCTTCGATTTCATTCTCAATACCGTGGCCGCTTCACATGAGCTGGACGCGTTTTTGGTCCTGCTCAAGCGCGAAGGCACCATGACGCTGGTGGGCGTGCCTGAATTCCCGCATCCGTCTCCTTCGGTGGCGAATCTGATTTTCAAGCGCCGTCATCTGGCCGGTTCCCTGATTGGCGGTATTGCGGAAACACAAGAGATGCTCGACTTTTGCGCCGAGCATGGCATTACTTCCGATATCGAACTGATCGACATTCAAGATATCAATCAGGCCTACGAAAGAATGCTCAAGAGCGACGTCAAATACCGCTTCGTGATCGACATGGCATCGCTGACAAAGGAAAAGAAGGCTGCCTAA